Below is a window of Arabidopsis thaliana chromosome 2, partial sequence DNA.
aaCATTTATCTTTAAAAGTGAGAATGgaagttatgtttttttgtcaagagGTTGTAGAAACAAGGGAGCATCTATTTTTCTCTCGTCCCTACTCCACTCAAGTATGGTCAGCTCTAACCCAGGATATGCTTGGTTTATGGTTTACTACACGCTGGGAGTCTCTAATCCCTCTAATCATGGCCTCGACTACTCCACAAGTTGTATGatcatttattaattagagaaacaaattaatactAGATATAGAACATACCATTCATATCTAGAGACAAGGCATTTCCACGCCCACATACttgaatcatatttttttgtggcAATTCACTCCTAGCCAATTGAAGTTGTGTGATGAATGTTTTATCTAGGGTGTTAAGTGGCTTCATTCGAATGGAACATATTGTTTCTTAATGCATTGGGATGATATACCAAAAGTTGAGTCCCAAGCATCTCATCTTGgcatttcaaaacttttattagCTTCAGACTTGCAACAGCTAGTCAAAGCACTCAATGGAGCACCACACCCTATGAAGCTCAGAGGAATTCTTCACGACATCCTCCATATCTCTTTAACTTTTGCTGaaattagttttggttttgtgaaaCGAAAGAACAACCTCAAAGAAGATGCCTTATCCAAGGCTGCtttaaattcaatttcttctgGACCGATTTAACATTAATGAGAATACCAaccttttgacaaaaaaaagaaaaagagtccCAAAGTCTtattgtttatgaattatggtTCATATTTCTATGTAAAACAGGAAAAAGGATTATCAAATAGAGTTCTATTTTAGACAGTGGAATACCTTTTTTATCGTTAAAATTCCACAATAAGGTTTAAGCTTTTTGATTATTAGAAAATGAAGTTTTGTATTTGGATAACATATtgctaatttatttttctggatTTCAAGATAAGGTTCATCCCTTTAGTTTTAGGTGcatataacattttaaaaatgaactgaatgtcattttcatatttagatgtttaatttcattcaATCAAAATAACATGGAATTGTTTTAGTCATCTTAAAACTCCAGAAAAATGACCTTGTAAAAACTGCATGGCGTAGAAATAAAATGCcataaaaatagataaaatttCTAACCACACTTGTAATTCGTCATTAATTAACCTAGTTTAGCCTATTAGACTAAGTTTTACTTTGGCCCCAAAAAGTAGGAGACTAATTTTCCCTTTGAAAATAAcaatgttttgttatattatgaGAAAAGTATAGGATAAGTCAAATTAAAGTGAGATAATATGTGCATTCtcttccaaaaataataagtaaAATTAAAGTGAGATAATATGTTCATTCTCTtccaaaaatcaacaaaacagatatatactattattaaTGTAGCTTCCTTTTCACCATTAGTATATAGCTTAGTGTAATGCATAGAAAGTACGGGAGCATTTTAAATTGTCACCAAAAAAGCTTGAAGGACCAAggcaaataaataaagacttttttttttttccctttatGTGACAATTAATGATaaataagtaacaaaaatattaaactgCATCGGAGACAACTAGTTAAGGGACCTTGCTCTAAAACTTGGAGTAAGATGAAATCATAAAGATACATAGCctttaaatcaaaataaagatatatatggTTATAAATGtcaaatctttaaattttaatccatAACAACAATACAGCCTTATTTGAGATTGAAACGTACGTAACAGTCACTTCCAGATTGCAAATAAGTTTGATATTCTCTatacaaatatgaaaagacACTTGGAGTGACTCTACAACATGCAGATGACGACAGTAGCTAGATGAGTGTGGCAGAGAAAGCGAGCTCATGAATAAAATGGTCTatgaaactcaaaaaaatatttgaaggtGTAAACGATTACGTTGTATATAGAACAAATGATTTGAACTATTTTTACAGGTTCCCTGCAACAAATCTGgaatttaagttttgtttttggttccTTGAATTCCTCATTCGgcagaaataaataaaaaactttagaACTGATGACTAACAGAAAAAATGAGAGTAATCTAAgaattgttataattttttttgttttcttcttcaatggtaTTGATATTTGTCATTAGGAAGAGATTCATAGTGATAACATTATTCATCCAAGGAAACTgctataagattttttttatataactatGAGAACAAGGTTAAGATTATTTAAGTTTATTCTTAACTTAAACTGTGTAGACATAACTCTAGGGGCTTGGAGATACACAGTGTGCGagaaacaatataattataagttAAAAAAGTCATCAAACTGAAAAAGAAGGCGTTTTCATATTCATTACCTAAGAGTGAAGAACAAGCAACCAAGGATCCAGCTTGTTCTAATCTTCTTTatactacaaaacaaaaactaaaagctGCCATTAAGGGATCAAATCAATATAACAAGACAAATAATTTCATAATCAGAAACgctttaaaaccaaatctcaCGACACATGTACGGCATTAGAATAGAGATGTTACACGAGTTTGAAAGATGAGCAGAAGATGGACATAGTAATTCAAGGGTCTCTTGACACGAACCATAACTGCCCAAGCCAAAAGCTGGCCTAAGACTAAAGAGTCTTTGAACCTACCGTAAATTCTGTAGAAACCAACATTCACAACAAGTTTCAGCAAGCTAATCTCACAACTTCGAGTATTATATAACCTCAAAAACGAGTGTGTATCTTTAGTTCTCAGTAAATCACTTACAAGATGAGAGTCCCACTAATAGATTTCTTGAGATTCTTAGTACTCATTCTTTCTCTTAGTGGTGCTTCAGTTGCTGCAGATGCAACGGTGAAGCAAAACTTTAATAAGTATGAGACTGATAGTGGTCACGCACATCCGCCACCAATTTATGGTGCCCCACCCAGCTACacaacaccaccaccaccaattTACAGTCCTCCCATATATCCACCACCAATACAAAAGCCTCCGACTTATAGTCCTCCCATATATCCACCACCAATACAAAAACCTCCCACCCCAACTTATAGTCCTCCCATATATCCACCACCAATACAAAAGCCCCCGACACCAACTTACAGTCCTCCCATTTATCCACCACCAATACAAAAGCCTCCGACCCCAACTTATAGTCCTCCCATATATCCACCACCAATACAAAAGCCTCCGACACCAAGTTATAGTCCTCCTGTTAAACCACCTCCGGTACAAATGCCTCCTACACCAACTTATAGTCCCCCTATAAAACCACCACCAGTACATAAGCCTCCGACACCAACTTACAGCCCCCCTATAAAACCACCAGTGCATAAGCCTCCGACACCAATTTACAGTCCTCCAATCAAGCCACCACCAGTGCACAAGCCTCCGACACCAATTTATAGTCCTCCGATCAAACCACCACCAGTGCACAAGCCTCCAACACCAACTTATAGTCCCCCGGTCAAGCCACCGCCAGTGCATAAACCTCCAACACCAATATATAGTCCTCCAATCAAGCCACCACCAGTGCACAAGCCTCCAACACCAATTTACAGTCCCCCTGTTAAACCACCACCTGTGCAAACGCCTCCAACACCAATATACAGTCCTCCTGTAAAGCCACCACCAGTGCATAAGCCTCCAACACCGACTTACAGCCCTCCAGTAAAATCACCTCCCGTTCAGAAGCCTCCTACCCCTACTTATAGTCCTCCGATTAAGCCACCACCAGTGCAAAAGCCTCCAACACCAACTTATAGTCCACCAATTAAACCGCCACCAGTGAAGCCTCCAACTCCAATATACAGTCCACCTGTGAAGCCACCACCAGTACATAAGCCTCCTACACCAATTTATAGCCCACCTGTCAAGCCACCACCAGTGCATAAGCCTCCAACACCAATTTACAGCCCTCCAGTAAAACCACCTCCCATTCAGAAGCCTCCTACCCCTACTTATAGTCCTCCGATTAAGCCACCACCACTTCAAAAGCCTCCAACACCAACTTATAGTCCACCAATTAAACTGCCACCAGTGAAGCCTCCAACTCCAATATACAGTCCACCTGTGAAGCCACCACCAGTACATAAGCCTCCTACACCAATTTATAGTCCACCTGTCAAGCCACCACCAGTGCATAAGCCTCCAACACCAACTTATAGTCCACCAATTAAACCCCCACCAGTGAAGCCCCCAACACCCACATACAGTCCACCTGTTCAGCCACCACCAGTGCAAAAACCGCCAACACCGACTTATAGTCCACCTGTCAAGCCACCGCCAATACAAAAACCACCGACGCCGACTTACAGTCCACCTATTAAACCACCACCAGTGAAGCCTCCGACACCAACATATAGTCCTCCAATCAAGCCACCACCAGTTCATAAGCCTCCGACACCAACTTACAGTCCACCTATCAAGCCACCTCCAATTCATAAACCTCCGACACCAACTTACAGTCCACCTATCAAGCCACCACCAGTGCATAAGCCTCCGACACCAACTTACAGTCCACCTATCAAGCCACCACCAGTGCATAAGCCTCCGACACCAACTTACAGTCCACCTATCAAGCCACCACCAGTGCATAAGCCTCCGACACCAACTTACAGTCCACCTATCAAGCCACCACCAGTGCATAAGCCTCCGACACCAACATACAGTCCTCCTATCAAGCCACCACCAGTTCATAAGCCTCCGACACCAACATACAGTCCACCTATCAAGCCACCACCAGTGCAAAAGCCTCCTACCCCAACTTATAGCCCTCCAGTAAAGCCACCACCAGTACAATTGCCTCCAACCCCAACTTATAGCCCTCCCGTAAAACCACCACCAGTACAAGTGCCTCCAACCCCAACTTATAGCCCTCCCGTAAAACCACCACCAGTACAAGTACCTCCAACACCAACTTATAGCCCTCCCATAAAACCACCACCGGTACAAGTGCCTCCAACACCAACTACTCCATCACCTCCCCAAGGTGGATACGGTACTCCTCCTCCATATGCATATCTATCGCATCCTATAGACATAAGGAACTAGGTAAACAAGATACAGTACATATATTTCCTCAAGGATCGCCAAATAGGCTTTCTAGCACAAGAGAGATGTATGTTAAAGCTACATATGGTACTGCATATTATGtggtaaaataaataaagttcTATAAATGGTTGTTCACATAAATGTTACAGTCGATCTCGTTGTTAAAATCTTGAAATTGTATGCCATACTTTTGAGTTCAAGTGTTTTTCTGTATGCATTTTCGAAAATCTAACAAGGAAAATACATTTGGCAATAAAATCAACATCAAGTAAACTATCTCGATACCTTTTGTATTAAAGTTAAAACTTGATAAATTTCATTAGCATATATTGGCagatcaaaatatttaactgCTCTGATATACAAATCTAactaaacaattataaaataaattagagaCAACATCGATGATCTACCAATCACTAAACTCCTCTCAGAAATGAGAATTAAAAGCATAGTCATAATAATAGAATATATGTAATTGTGTGGATTATTTGAAGAGCAGAACCACCCACTCCTTTTTCCTGCATTGAAGATTAATGAATGATACAGTCTGAACAATATGTTATGTCAGTggacacaaaataaaaagtaatactgatattttaaaaaaaactataatactATGCGATATTTCCATGGAGGTAAATCTCATGGGTATCAATACTAAGGTGGAGATTTGTTAGAATCCATGTTGATTTTCAGATAAGTCGAACAAAGAATAGCTCGACCAGAAGCTAAGCTCACTCTTAAGTTTTGACAAGCTTCGCGTAGAGCCAGAGGTTTTGttagagtaaacaataacagatttcatattaaaattatGCTTCATAAATGGGTCACAACATAAACCATCTTCAGACACTAAGTTCACACACAAACTTCAGTTCAAGCATGAACTTGAAAAGAACAGCTAAGATAGTTACATGTCCTctacacatatataatttgaatatattacataaaacacacaaaacaaggATTAAAACGGTGCGTATCATGGGATACCGATGATGGGCAAGAAAGGAACGTAATAACTGGTCGGAGCCAGCCCCCACTCGGGAGGAACTGGTAAATCAACGGTCTTGGACGAACTAAAAGATCCGAAGCTTCTTGGACATGATTTCAAGAAGAACAACTTGGAAGAGAGACCATATTTGTCACCGCCAAGCTTAACAATCTTCGACTTAACGTTATTCTTGGAAGCATAAAGTTGCTTGACGCTGCCTTGGAGTTCTGCTTCACAGTTTGATTCGATCTTTGAGGGAAGTTCCGATATGAAGTCACCCTTCTTGTCAGTTGTTACAGTGAACCGCGTGTTTGTGTGGCTACAGCTAACTCCGACCGTGATTCCTATATGTATCACAAAGATATAAAGCCTATTCACAAGTGTTTGAGTATATAAGTGTCTACTATAACAATGTCTAGTCAAAAGAGTTTACATTAAAGTTACCTGAATAATCATAATCATTGGGACAGTCGAAACAAGAGACTTTCCCTTCCACGAGCGAAGCCGAGACTACGAGGCAAGATGAGAGAGTTGCTGAGAAAAGGAACACAGCTAGAAAATGTGACCTCAAAGCCATTGGAAAAAAGCACAGATCACTTGAGGAATACATAGTGAAGAAGATGTGTTATTATATAAGTAAATAGAGATATTTCAACGATACAAGGACAGTCACAAGTTTTACAATTGCTTCATTACTGAATGGGTCCCAAAGAACGAGCATGGTGGTTGAGTTTGCGTTAAATGAATGTGTATCCAAAATCTTATCACCATGCATGACATTAATTAAACTTTTCGATAGATGGGAATTTATGTGGGATTTCTTCTAGTCAATTAGGTGAGAACTATTTGACGTAATAGTTTTTGTTGGTGTTAATTAACTTGTTGATAGTATAGTAGTACATATGGGATCCAAATAATCAGTTGGCCAGCGATGTTATGGTTTGATCTGTAAACATAAGTTTTCCAAAAGTGCAAATTTAActttatgtaaataaataaataattcattcAGTAGTGTATGAGATGTTAGGATTTAGCCTAATGATAAATTTGATGTGCGCGCGACTtggaaggaaaacaaaattatttcatgCTCTAAAAAATAATCTAGAATCACTTATCCGAAGTATAACTGCGTTGAATTACGTCCTGCAACATGAAGATCATTGAGCAAGTAAACTTTCATACAAACTATCTCCAGAGTAGCTCAAAGATAGGACACGATCGTGAACTATTTTTTAGAGGGACCAAAACAGCATGTTGATGGCTTGCTTCTGGTGTTGTGTCGACGAGTGTCGACTATTTGTATTTTGCAATGTTTTCTAtaattggtttaaaatttttaaactaaatatttttaatttatggtttttgttagtttaaaaatcttttattttaaaacagagGAGTAATTTacataggaaaaaaaaaaatcaaactgagAGTAAATATttgtcaaaataattttttaaaaaaaaacaaagagtgaGGAGTATGCAAAATAGTCAACATGATTTTATGAGGGGCATTAAATTGTTGGGTTCGTTCCACCGTACTATTACTCTGTTATCATGCATTTGTCATTTCACCGTCGGTAGCTCTCCTTATGGCTATATCTCTTACATTGCTGAGGACTGTGGACCaaaaaatttgcaaaatatcTGAATTCACTGTGAGTGTTTAAACCAAAGTATTACggttgtaaaacaaaaaaattgggaTTAAGTAGTTCTGATATTTAAATGCTAAGAGATGACCAAATAAATgcagatgattttttttaaaaactttaagtAGGACCGGTCCACACTACCTGTTTTGTTAAGAATATGAATTTCACAATTCCTACTCATTTAGTCAAGCCTTCTTGCTTTCCTTCTCTGATTCTCTTTAAGAGGGATGGCTCATTTGGTTTAAGATCcatattaaactttttcaaGTACTCAACTGACTCTCTTTATCTTCGTATGTCCCTATcattcaaaaagaaagagatgtaTGTCTCGTTCACTCCTAAAAATATACCTAAGAAATCAAAGATCCCGAGCAAGGGAAGAGTtagtaacaaaagaaaaaaataaatgaaaaaagcAATAGTTTCAACTGGAATCTAAAGTGTAATTGGAATCATTAAATTGAGTGTCCGGAAACGGTATTTAAAACTTAATAGCTCAAGTTTTCAACTCGAGTTGGTATTAGCTACACGTGTATGGTTTGAATGTTTTTGTAGTATTATTGGGGTTAAATCCACAAAGAGCGAATTATTGCAACACTAGACTTCTGAGATCCAAACTAATATAGAGCAAATGGTGTCAGgggttttaaaaa
It encodes the following:
- the EPR1 gene encoding extensin proline-rich 1 (extensin proline-rich 1 (EPR1); FUNCTIONS IN: structural constituent of cell wall; INVOLVED IN: plant-type cell wall modification, seed germination; LOCATED IN: endomembrane system; EXPRESSED IN: micropylar endosperm; BEST Arabidopsis thaliana protein match is: Bifunctional inhibitor/lipid-transfer protein/seed storage 2S albumin superfamily protein (TAIR:AT3G22142.1); Has 687861 Blast hits to 76128 proteins in 2770 species: Archae - 2570; Bacteria - 168893; Metazoa - 232232; Fungi - 83762; Plants - 88472; Viruses - 18896; Other Eukaryotes - 93036 (source: NCBI BLink).) gives rise to the protein MRVPLIDFLRFLVLILSLSGASVAADATVKQNFNKYETDSGHAHPPPIYGAPPSYTTPPPPIYSPPIYPPPIQKPPTYSPPIYPPPIQKPPTPTYSPPIYPPPIQKPPTPTYSPPIYPPPIQKPPTPTYSPPIYPPPIQKPPTPSYSPPVKPPPVQMPPTPTYSPPIKPPPVHKPPTPTYSPPIKPPVHKPPTPIYSPPIKPPPVHKPPTPIYSPPIKPPPVHKPPTPTYSPPVKPPPVHKPPTPIYSPPIKPPPVHKPPTPIYSPPVKPPPVQTPPTPIYSPPVKPPPVHKPPTPTYSPPVKSPPVQKPPTPTYSPPIKPPPVQKPPTPTYSPPIKPPPVKPPTPIYSPPVKPPPVHKPPTPIYSPPVKPPPVHKPPTPIYSPPVKPPPIQKPPTPTYSPPIKPPPLQKPPTPTYSPPIKLPPVKPPTPIYSPPVKPPPVHKPPTPIYSPPVKPPPVHKPPTPTYSPPIKPPPVKPPTPTYSPPVQPPPVQKPPTPTYSPPVKPPPIQKPPTPTYSPPIKPPPVKPPTPTYSPPIKPPPVHKPPTPTYSPPIKPPPIHKPPTPTYSPPIKPPPVHKPPTPTYSPPIKPPPVHKPPTPTYSPPIKPPPVHKPPTPTYSPPIKPPPVHKPPTPTYSPPIKPPPVHKPPTPTYSPPIKPPPVQKPPTPTYSPPVKPPPVQLPPTPTYSPPVKPPPVQVPPTPTYSPPVKPPPVQVPPTPTYSPPIKPPPVQVPPTPTTPSPPQGGYGTPPPYAYLSHPIDIRN
- a CDS encoding Pollen Ole e 1 allergen and extensin family protein (Pollen Ole e 1 allergen and extensin family protein; FUNCTIONS IN: molecular_function unknown; INVOLVED IN: biological_process unknown; LOCATED IN: endomembrane system; CONTAINS InterPro DOMAIN/s: Pollen Ole e 1 allergen/extensin (InterPro:IPR006041); BEST Arabidopsis thaliana protein match is: Pollen Ole e 1 allergen and extensin family protein (TAIR:AT5G22430.1).) — protein: MALRSHFLAVFLFSATLSSCLVVSASLVEGKVSCFDCPNDYDYSGITVGVSCSHTNTRFTVTTDKKGDFISELPSKIESNCEAELQGSVKQLYASKNNVKSKIVKLGGDKYGLSSKLFFLKSCPRSFGSFSSSKTVDLPVPPEWGLAPTSYYVPFLPIIGIP
- a CDS encoding Pollen Ole e 1 allergen and extensin family protein (Pollen Ole e 1 allergen and extensin family protein; FUNCTIONS IN: molecular_function unknown; INVOLVED IN: biological_process unknown; LOCATED IN: endomembrane system; CONTAINS InterPro DOMAIN/s: Pollen Ole e 1 allergen/extensin (InterPro:IPR006041); BEST Arabidopsis thaliana protein match is: Pollen Ole e 1 allergen and extensin family protein (TAIR:AT5G22430.1).), which gives rise to MYSSSDLCFFPMALRSHFLAVFLFSATLSSCLVVSASLVEGKVSCFDCPNDYDYSGITVGVSCSHTNTRFTVTTDKKGDFISELPSKIESNCEAELQGSVKQLYASKNNVKSKIVKLGGDKYGLSSKLFFLKSCPRSFGSFSSSKTVDLPVPPEWGLAPTSYYVPFLPIIGIP